A segment of the Coffea arabica cultivar ET-39 chromosome 8c, Coffea Arabica ET-39 HiFi, whole genome shotgun sequence genome:
GATTTTGGCAAAGTCTTTCTCAAAGCTATAGGCATCAATTGCTGCATTAGGATATGATTATCATGACTTTTAAGCCCTGAAATTCTTGGTGGTTTTACTCGAACGCATCTTGAGACATTAGCTGCATAACCATCTGGAACTTTCACCTTTTTTAGCACATTGCAAAACATAGTTTTCTGTTTTTTATCCATTGCAAAGGAAGATGGAGGTAAGTACACCTTTCCAGGTTCTGTCTCAATGGGATGTAGCTCCTTTCTTATTCCCATTTCTCTCAAATCACGGCGGGAATTATAATGATCCTTTGTTTTATCCTCGGTGTCCAGCAATGTCCCCCAAATGTTCTCACAAACATTCTTCTCAATGTGCATGAAGTCAAGATTGTGTCTTAAGACATTATCTTTCCAATATGGCAAGTCAAAGAAAATACTCCTCTTTTTCCAATTGAAAGGCAGCTTCGGATTACCTTTCACaagttttccaaatttaatttgcAAGTCTCCCAATTCACTCACAATCATATCCCCGGTTTGCAAAGGTGGTCGCTTTCCATGTTCTTCGGTGCCATCAAAGAATTGGGCTTGCTTTCTAAATTTATGCTTACTATCTAAGAATCTCCGATGACCCATGTAGCAATATTTGAAACTATGAGTCAACCGTCGTGCATGAGTGAACTTGTGACAAACAGGACAAACATATTCACCTTTAGTGCTCCAGCCAGATAACATTGCATATCCAGGGAAATCACTAATGGTCCACAACAGAGCCACATGcagttgaaaattttctttttgggatGCATCATAAGTTTGAATGCCAAAATCCCACAATTCGGTCAGTTCTTTAACTAGAGGCTGTAAATAAACATCAATATTATTCCCAGGAGAGGATGGTCCAGGTATTAACAAAGACAACATGAAGTACGGTTGCTTCATACACATCCACGGAGGTAAGTTATATGGTATTAAAACTACAGGCCAAGTACTGTGTGTAGAACTCATGTTGTTGAATGGATTAAACCCGTCAGATGCCAACCCCAATCTAACATTTCGACAATCCTTAGCAAATTCTGGATGTAGATGGTCAAAAGTTTGCCAAGCTGGAGAATCAGCTGGATGTCTCATACAACCATCTTTTGTACGTTTTTCCTCATGCCATCTCATTTGAGATGCAATTTTAGAAGACATAAATAGTCTTTGTAATCTAGGTTTTAAGGGAAAATGCCACAACactttttgaggaattttccttttttccccagTTGGATCATTTTCTGAAGCAACCCATCTAAGCTCGTTACATGTTTCGCATGAAGTTCTTTTTTCAGCACTACCCCAATAAAGAGAACAATTATTAGGACATGCATCGATCTTTTCATAACCCAGCCCCAATGTATTCATCAATTTCTCAGCCTCATAGTAAGAAGACGGCAAATTAGTCATGGCCTCTGGAAATGCTTCTCTCAACAGCTCAACAAGCATATTAAAAATCTTGTTACTCATCTTACCCTGGCATTTTAGGtgaagcaaacaaacaatgaaagACAATTTCGAGAAATTTTTGCAACCACTGTACAAATCCTGTTGAGAATCATCAAtcaatttgtaaaatttttcagCCTCTGAAACAGGAATGTCCCCTTCTCTATTCAATTCATTTGTTCCATGTGGTATCCCAAATACATCATGGACCAAGTCTTGCATGTCATTAGTCCCATTTGAAACCCCAATTGATGTATTTTCAGAATTAGATGTGGCTTCATTGTAGTTTGAAAGTTCTCCATGTGCTATCCAATTATTATAACCCTTGATAAATCCTACCACTTTCAAATGATCATATGCTTCCATTTTTGTCACACAAACACCCATGCCGCAATCTTTGCAAGGACACAAAATCTTTCCGTCACAACTTGATCTAGAAAATGCAAAGTTTAGAAACATTTGAAGTCCTGTCTCGTACTTTTCACTTGTTCTTGGAAAATCCATCCATCTTTTATCCATACTTTGAATATAAATAAATGTCCTCCAACAAGCTTCCAAGAGCATGAAAACAACAACTACACATTAGTACTTAGAAAACTAGACAAATCCCATAAAATCATTGAGAATAAGAAGCGCCCTGATTTTTTAAACTCAGGCCATGGCTTACAAGTCCCTAATTTCAAGTTCAAGAATTTACAGTCTACTAAATAAAGCAGCCCAGCAAATAAAGGAAatcaacaaaatgcaaaatttctcAACAATCTGTAAAAACAGAATTTGCAAGCAAGCGGATAGAAATTTTATTTACCTAATACCAGAACAAAGCCCTTCGTACCAACTCCTGCACTCGCGTCTTCGCAAAACTCCTAACTTCAATCTGAAATGTCAAAGGTTAAACAAACACATGAGCATGAAGACTAAAGGTGAAATTCAAGAATCTTACTAAATTTCCATCAAAGTATAGATACATCTCTGGTGTGTAGTGAAAtgtgaaagaaagaagagaatctatctagctttttattttatacTCATAATCTTTTTTTGGTCCCAGGATTCTTTTAAGTTGCTATGACTGTTCAGCTAATTGATCTAGAAACAGGACTaaattgaggaaaaaaaaaacagaacccGTAAGGGTGCTATGTCATCCTGAACTGGGAGGGGTGGAAGTTCGACAAGAAAATGGAtaggggaagaaaaaaaagaaaaaagactaAAAAATACAATACAGTTTTACACGAAATCCTGCTATTTTCTTGTCTGGTAAATTCAATGCCTACGCGCCATCACAATTAAAAGTTCGTTGGGGTAGTTGCACTCCTTCACCTCCTTTTCTCCTGTAAATCCCTCTCTTTCCCTACTTTCCAAAGCATCCAAAGTTTCATTCTTCTCCAAAAGtttcttcttgattcaatctTTCGAGTATTTCCTTCAATCCATCTTTCAAACTTTAGTTTTGCTAGCTGGGTATACCACATTATGGCCAAATTAGTAAGGGTGCTATGTCATCTATGACCAATGTGCAGTTCAACAAGAAGTCCATTAATTAAGTCCTTAAATATTAATTTTCATCAACCTAGCTATTTCTTAAACTTTTGCACTTGTCTTGCAAAAAGGTCATTCCAGTCACCCCATTGCTATTTTGATCTTCATCAAAGAGCTTCCAAGTCGATTTCTATTCATAGCCTAAACAGAGCTCCAATTACAACTATGTTTCATATATTAACATTAAAAGAGATTcacagaaaaaaatgaaaaacagggGGGAATTGACATTTTATCAAACAGGTTATGGGCAACAGCTTCATTGTGTTTACCACTTCAATTTTGGAATAAGATATGCGCACCTGAAGTATCTTCCCGCTTTCCCAATGTAGAGCTCCGTTCTTCAGCTTTTACTTCCTGCCTGCCCTTCCAGATGTCTTAGCCGAGGGATTTAAAGTTGAGTTTAGAAAAGATGAAGATGGTTGTTTGCGGAGATAGCTTCGATTGCTACCAACATTCTGGACTGGCCGAGATAGCTTGTATGCTGAGAGGTGAGAGAgatgagaagaagaaaattttcaccaaGTCCTT
Coding sequences within it:
- the LOC140013559 gene encoding uncharacterized protein translates to MGVCVTKMEAYDHLKVVGFIKGYNNWIAHGELSNYNEATSNSENTSIGVSNGTNDMQDLVHDVFGIPHGTNELNREGDIPVSEAEKFYKLIDDSQQDLYSGCKNFSKLSFIVCLLHLKCQGKMSNKIFNMLVELLREAFPEAMTNLPSSYYEAEKLMNTLGLGYEKIDACPNNCSLYWGSAEKRTSCETCNELRWVASENDPTGEKRKIPQKVLWHFPLKPRLQRLFMSSKIASQMRWHEEKRTKDGCMRHPADSPAWQTFDHLHPEFAKDCRNVRLGLASDGFNPFNNMSSTHSTWPVVLIPYNLPPWMCMKQPYFMLSLLIPGPSSPGNNIDVYLQPLVKELTELWDFGIQTYDASQKENFQLHVALLWTISDFPGYAMLSGWSTKGEYVCPVCHKFTHARRLTHSFKYCYMGHRRFLDSKHKFRKQAQFFDGTEEHGKRPPLQTGDMIVSELGDLQIKFGKLVKGNPKLPFNWKKRSIFFDLPYWKDNVLRHNLDFMHIEKNVCENIWGTLLDTEDKTKDHYNSRRDLREMGIRKELHPIETEPGKVYLPPSSFAMDKKQKTMFCNVLKKVKVPDGYAANVSRCVRVKPPRISGLKSHDNHILMQQLMPIALRKTLPKSVRYPLIRLSRYFRQLCSKVICPQDVVRLESEIAVILCDLEKCFPPTFFDVMVHLVVHLATEVKLGGPVYYRWMYPIERPEGSIAQGYLAEECINFCSLYLADYVETKFNRPSRNEEVHKEIEDNLDIFSESGHPLGRGKPTVFDAHILSKAHQYILFNCDAVTPYIEQHRRLIEEGHPQIPQHLKERLHSENFACWFAEHIDKLELPQNISVLRELRFLAKGPDVVGIQHDRFVVNGFRFHTKEVEKKRKTQNSGVTVNATTSSFASIRDQNPVLSELVYFGVLKNMIELIYGGRRVVLFECDWISNGSRMKQDADGFTLVNFANVRPHVEPFILASQASRVFYVEDPTDKDWQVVTLLQELDITWAQLWMLRHICKVMLAILLLRMKMRKLVGFVRMDLGLKLICPNII